In Bacteroidota bacterium, the genomic stretch TTATCTACAAGCACTTCTACAATGATACGCTGGATAGAAGCACATAAATCATTCATATTCTCGCTGATAAAATTAGGATTTTCCTTCACCTTGTCCCTTAAAAAATAAAGGAATGAAGTTTTAAGCCCGCTAAAACTGAAATCCAGCCCACTAATTCTGGGTTTGGCAAACTCAAAAGCATCTTTGTTGCCCAATTTGGCATTCCGGTCAATATGAGGCCCGCCGGGATAGGGAAGCCCGATTACCTTTGCACATTTATCAATCGCTTCGCCTGCAGCATCGTCAATGGTACTGCCAATGATCTCCATATCCAGGTAATCCCTTACCAAAATTATCTGTGTGTTTCCGCCCGAAACCAATAAAGTAAGAAATGGAAACGAAGGGTAGTCTTTAGGCTTATCCTTTTCTTTGACGAAATTAGCCAATACATGACCCTGTAAATGGTTTACCGCAATTATAGGCAAATTGCGTGCAATTGCAAATCCCTTTGCAAATGAAGTCCCCACAATAAGCGAGCCCAGCAATCCCGGCCCCATGGTAAATGCAACCGCATCAATTTCATCAGAACCGACTTCTGCAAGTTTTAATGCCCTATCCACCACAGGAATTATATTTTTCTGATGTGCCCTTGAAGCCAGTTCAGGAACAACCCCTCCATAAGCCTTATGCACCTCCTGATTGGCAATAACCGTGGATAATAAATATCCGTCCCTGATGATGGCAGCAGAAGTGTCGTCACACGATGATTCAATTCCTAAAATGGTAACCCCCATTATTAAGTTTTTTTAAGAGAATTTTTGAACTAATTTTGTTTCTTTTGCGTTAGCAATTTAAAAAGTGCAAAACTATCAAAAAATTAATTAAAATATTCTTCATTTTCGTATTGGTAATCCTTGCCTTACCAACTACGGCTTATTTTGTTTTGCAAAACAGGAAAGTGCAGACCTTCGTGGTTCACAAGATCACAGAAGAACTTTCCCATTCCCTTCAGACTAAAATTTCAGTTGAATCTGTAGATTTTTCATTTTTCAACAATCTGATCCTGCGAAAAGTTTATGTGGAAGATCAAAAAAAAGACACCCTCCTGTTTGCTGACGGGATTAAAGTCAGGATCAACGGTTTCCATTTCAGAAAAAAATTAATCAATCTGGGGAAAACCACTTTCATGAATACAACCTTTAATTTGAAAGTGGACAGCAGCGGCCGGACAAACCTTCAGTTTATCCTGGACAAACTGAAGTCAAAAAAGCCAGCCAAGCCCAAACCTTCATGGAGTGTGACCTGTAAGAATTTTGAAATGACCGGATCGAGATTTACGCTACATTCGGCAAAAGCTACTCCCAAATCTTACGGGATAGATTTTTCAAACCTGGCACTGAATGAT encodes the following:
- the tsaD gene encoding tRNA (adenosine(37)-N6)-threonylcarbamoyltransferase complex transferase subunit TsaD; protein product: MGVTILGIESSCDDTSAAIIRDGYLLSTVIANQEVHKAYGGVVPELASRAHQKNIIPVVDRALKLAEVGSDEIDAVAFTMGPGLLGSLIVGTSFAKGFAIARNLPIIAVNHLQGHVLANFVKEKDKPKDYPSFPFLTLLVSGGNTQIILVRDYLDMEIIGSTIDDAAGEAIDKCAKVIGLPYPGGPHIDRNAKLGNKDAFEFAKPRISGLDFSFSGLKTSFLYFLRDKVKENPNFISENMNDLCASIQRIIVEVLVDKLIKASRQTGVKEIAIGGGVAANSGLRNTLTEVAAKRKWKLYLPEFKFTTDNAAMIAITGYYKYQKKEFATLDISPMARLVI